The DNA window ACCGGTGCGGAGGTGCAGCGGGCGCTGCACGCCGCGGTGCGCCGCGACCCGTGGATCCGGCTGGTCGAGCACGCCCTGGTGCTGGACCTGCTGCGCGCCCCCGGCGACGGGCCGGACGGGCTCGGCCGGGCCTGCGGGATCACCCTGCACGTGCTCGGTGAGGGCAGCGAGGACGGCGTGGGGGCGATCCTGGGCCGGGCCGTGGTGCTGGCCACCGGCGGGATGGGGCAGATCTTCGCGGCCACCACCAACCCGGCCGTCTCCACCGGCGACGGGGTGGCGCTCGCGCTGCGGGCCGGCGCGGCGGTCACCGACCTGGAGTTCGTCCAGTTCCACCCGACGGCGTTGATCGTGCCGGCCGGTGAGCCCGGCGCGGGGCTCGCGCAGCAGCCGCTGGTCTCCGAGGCGCTGCGCGGCGAGGGCGCCCACCTGGTCGACGGCGACGGCAAGCGGTTCATGGTGGGCCAGCACGAGCTGGCCGAGCTGGCGCCCCGCGACGTGGTGGCCAAGGGCATCCACCGGGTGCTGCTGGCCACCGGACGACAACTCCAGCTCGGCGCGTCTGACGCCGCGCCGCGACCTGGAGCCGTCGGCGCGGACCACGTCTGGCTGGACGCCCGCCACCTCGGCGGCGACTTCCTGGCCCGACGCTTCCCGACGATCGTGGCCTCCTGCCTGGCCATCGGGGTGGACCCGGCCACCGACCTCATCCCGGTCGCCCCGGCCGCCCACTACGCCTCCGGCGGCGTCCGGACCGACCTGCGCGGCCGCACCTCGATCCCCGGCCTGTACGCCTGCGGCGAGGTCGCCTGCACCGGCGTGCACGGCGCCAACCGGCTGGCCAGCAACTCCCTGCTGGAGGGGCTGGTCTTCTCCCGCCGGATCGCCGAGGACATCGCCGCCGGGCTGCCCGAGCAGGCGAAGCCGGCCGAGGTCGGTGCCTGGGTGGGCGGTCAGGGCTGGCTCGTGCCGGCCGGGGCCACGCCGACCCTGCAACGGGCCATGACCCGGGGCGCGGGCGTGCTCCGCTCGGCGCCGACCCTCGCCGGTACCGCCGCTGCCCTCACCGAGCTGGGCCAGGCCCGGGGCGTGCCGCGCACCGCCGACTGGGAGGCGACGAACCTGATCACGGTGGCGTCGACACTGGTCGCCGCCGCGTACGCCCGCCGGGAGACCCGGGGCTGCCACTGGCGGGAGGACTTCCCGACGGCCGACGAGCGGTGGCGCGGCCACCTCGTGGCCGGCATCGGGGCGGAGGGCTTGTTGACCGAGCGCTGGGAGGAACAGTGAGCGCGAGGAGTGAGCCGGTCCTGCGAGCCCCGCAGTCGCGAACGAAGGAGGCACAGTGAGGGAGTCGACGGAGCGGGCGCTGCGGGCCGGTGGCCTGGACCCGGAGCAGGTCCGGCGGGTGATCGTCGACGCGCTCACCGAGGACCTGGGTCCGAACTTCCTCGACGTGACGAGCGTCGCCACCATCCCGGACGCGCAGAACGACACGGCCGACCTGGTCGCCCGCGCCGACGGCGTGGTGGCCGGGCTGCCGGTGGCCGCGGCCGTGTTCGAGCTGGTGGGCGAGGTGACCCGAGCGGACCGTACCGTCGAGGTGTCGCTGGTGGCCCACGACGGGCAGCGGGTGGCGCGGGGCGACGTGCTGGCCACGGTGACCGGTCCGACCCGGCTGCTGCTCACCGCCGAGCGGACGGCGCTGAACCTGCTGTCCCGGATGTCCGGGGTGGCCACCCACA is part of the Micromonospora halotolerans genome and encodes:
- a CDS encoding L-aspartate oxidase, giving the protein MDLPTVDLPALPRLLAAPAPGWVETTDVIVVGSGVAGLTAALHLREAGLHVTVVTKVNIDEGSTRWAQGGIAAVLDPADTPAAHAYDTEVAGVGLCDPAAVRVLVEEGPTRLRELMRIGAEFDRNPDGSLMLTREGGHRADRIVHAGGDATGAEVQRALHAAVRRDPWIRLVEHALVLDLLRAPGDGPDGLGRACGITLHVLGEGSEDGVGAILGRAVVLATGGMGQIFAATTNPAVSTGDGVALALRAGAAVTDLEFVQFHPTALIVPAGEPGAGLAQQPLVSEALRGEGAHLVDGDGKRFMVGQHELAELAPRDVVAKGIHRVLLATGRQLQLGASDAAPRPGAVGADHVWLDARHLGGDFLARRFPTIVASCLAIGVDPATDLIPVAPAAHYASGGVRTDLRGRTSIPGLYACGEVACTGVHGANRLASNSLLEGLVFSRRIAEDIAAGLPEQAKPAEVGAWVGGQGWLVPAGATPTLQRAMTRGAGVLRSAPTLAGTAAALTELGQARGVPRTADWEATNLITVASTLVAAAYARRETRGCHWREDFPTADERWRGHLVAGIGAEGLLTERWEEQ